Within the Trichoderma breve strain T069 chromosome 3, whole genome shotgun sequence genome, the region ATGCTGTCGTCCAGCCCAGTAAGCAATCGGACGCTATGCTGGCTATGGTCTTCCGAGAACCTCTCGGTGTTCAGGTCGGCATTGCACCATGGAACGCCTCATTATTTCTCGGTATGCGAGCAGTAGCAACTCCCATAGCTTGCGGCAACACGGCGATTCTCAAGGCCTCAGAGAAGACCCCAATGGCTCACCATTTCATCGGTCGGCTTTTTCACGACGCAGGCTTCCCAGCGGGTGTCCTCAATGTCATACAGCATTCCCAGGAAGACGCTGTATCGATTGTGAACGCTCTCGTCTCGGACAGCCGTGTACGGAAGATTAATTTCACAGGCAGCACGGCAGTGGGCAAGATTATCGCAGCCAACGCTGCAAAGCACTGTAAACCAGTTTTGCTAGAACTGGGCGGCAAGTCCGCACAGCTCGTGCTCCCAGATGCTGACCTAGACAAGGCAGCGCAGGCAGCCGCTATTGGGGCTTTCACACACGTGCGTCGGCTCGTATCTTGTTCCTACGCTAGACAAGAAGACTAACATAGGTACGCAGCATGGCCAGGTGTGCATGTCGACAGAGCGGATCCTTGTAAGTGAAAGTGTCCTCGATAAGTTCTCAGAGAAACTCGCCGCAAGTTCGATGCGGTTCAGTGAGAACGTTTGCCCTGGGGCTTCGGTCGAACATACATCGAAGGTCACATCACTTCTAGAGGATGCCCGGGCAAAGGGAGCAAGAATTCTAGGCGGGGGAGAGGGTGCGCATCAAGATGGCTCTTTCTTGACACCTCGGATCCTTGTCAATGTGACtagggagatgaagatctGGCATACTGAAACATTCGCCCCAATCGCCCTGCTCATCCCTTTCAGCACAGTCGACGAAGCTGTAGCACTGGCCAATGATACGGCATACGGCTTATCGGCAAGTGTCTACACGGCCAACATCCCACTAGCAATTGAGATTGGGCGGCGTCTTGAGAGTGGTTCAGTCCACATCAACTCCATGACAATCCATGACGAGGCGCATATGCCTCACGGAGGCGTCAAAGAGAGCGGTTGGGGCCGATTTGGGGTGCCTTGGGGTAAACATGATCTGATTTTGCAGACCGTACTTGGACCCATGCTAACGAAAGCCAGGATTTGCCGAGTTTACACAATTAAAAACGATCACCATCACAGATACGCATCTGGCAGGCTAAGAGGGAGTTTTGCGAACAGTAGCTAGCTTAAAATGCGACTCAGTATAAGCCTTACATTAAACATACATTATAGTAGTCGTTGTATCTGGAAGACTTTCTACCCACAGAATCCTAGTTTCAGATTGCTACTAgttaaatacttaaaaatACTGTTTACATTCGTTTCAATGTTGCCCAATGAGTCCCAAACGGGTGGAGCGACGGGAGTGCTTCCGGCCCACGAAGTAAACATTAGCGCCGCACCTCGCCCAGTATATAGCATGCTTCTGCTCCTTAAGCCAATATTTTTCTAGTTGACTAatccctcttttcttttgcttgaaGTTACAATAACTTCTGTCTCCAAATGGCAGCTCCGAGAAATATCCGTACGAAAGCCTACGTTGTGCAGGGTGAAGGAGATCCGTTCACTCTCTGTGATGTTGTCTTGGACGAGGTACAACCAAACGAGGTGCTAGTGGAGATCTGGTACACAGGTATATGCCATACCGTAAGCATTTCGGCTTATTTTGTTGCCTTCTCGTTCTGTTAATCTCCTGTAGGATGTTGTTGTCCAGCATGGTGGCATGCCACTAGGAGGCTACCCAGCTGTTCTCGGTCACGAGGGAGCTGGCGTTGTGAGGTGGACAGGATCCGCAATCAAGGATAAATCTTTGAAGCCAGGAGACAGTGTACTGCTTTCATTTCATTCCTGCCGCCAATGTAGATTCTGTCTCGAGGGTCGGTGTGGCACATGTCCACACATGACGGAGACCAACTTTGTCCGCCCTGCCCGTCGAGATGCCGGAGCAAAATCACCAATATCACTTCTAGACGGCACAAAGGTTCATGGACAGTTTTTTGGACAGTCATCTATGAGCAAGCTGGCCGTCGTCGCAGAGGCGAGCATAATCAAGGTTGATGCGAGGCCAGAAGAGCTCCGCACATTACCTCCCATGGGGTGTGGCTACCTAGCAGGTGCTGGAACTGTGTTTAACGTGGTAAAACCACAGGTTCAGGACTCTGTAGCCGTTGTGGGCATGGGAGCCGTTGGTATTGCGGCGATGCTGGCTGCAAAGTCTCTCGGGGTACGACACGTCATTGCTATCGATGTTGTTGAAGCCAAGTTGAAGGTGGCATCCTCTCTAGGGGCAACACATATTGTCAACTCGGCAGCAGAGCCAGATTTGCAGACCGCGCTGCACGCCATTATCCCGGGTGGCCCAAACAGTATTATAGACACAACCGGCTTGGTCGGAGTGCTCGAGGCCTCAGTGAAAGCTCTCGCTCATGGCGGAACGCTGGCTCTAGTGGGAGTTCCCGCTCCAACTGCAACCATGCGAATCAATGCGCTGGATTTGCTGCTGTCGTGTAAACGAGTAATCGGTGTCATTGAGGGAGCCACCGATCCGCATATTGTATTAAGTTCCCCACCCTTACTCTCATATTTGTAGGTTTGCTAACCTTTCGACCTACAGCTAGTTCCTAAGCTTTTCGAGCTCTACCGCGATGGAAAATTCCCCGTCGACTGCTTGGCAAAAGTTTATCCAGCGGAGCAACTTGACAAGGCAATCACGGACCTTGAATCGGGTCTGGTAAGTGCTACGACTTAGAAAAGAATTCAGGTTATTAATGAATCTTAGATTGTCAAGCCGATCCTGTCGTGGGAGAATTTGTACTGATGATGATCTGGTTACCGCTGAATCATTTTTTTTATCTTACATACAAGCCAGTTTAAAGAAGAACGAATTGTACACACCTTTTTCATAAAATCTAAAAAAGCACAATACACTTAGTACATATTGAAACCCTTTTAGAATAGTTCCATTTATTGTGAACATAACTGTCCGCAACAGGTCAGAACTACACCGGAAGCCATGCGGATATGCAGCCGTAGATTGACCCACATGCGGCATGACTTCCGTCTATGTATACATGACATCTGGGCGATATAAGGTGCCTTTTTATAGATTCATGTGAACAGTATTTGCGCTTATTGTGATTTTACCTATGGCCTCTGCTATAGCTCGTGCCGGATTGTTGGCGGGCAAGGTGTCTGTAATTACAGGAGCCTCGTCTGGCTTGGGGCAAGCCATGGCACTGGAGTTTGCCAAGCAGGGCGCTACCGTCGTCTGTGCCGACCAAACACCTGGTCCCAACGCAAACAAGAACCGACTCACGCATGAAATAATATGTGATCGAGGGGGCAAGGCGGTCTTTATCTCGACAAATGTCGCAGAGGAGAGTGACATGTTGAAGCTCGTCCGGGATTCAGCGAATCAGTTTGGTCGGATTGACATGTGAGTTCTACAACATATAGTCAAGTCATTATCTTTAAAAGCTGATGGTATGTAGAATGGTTAATAATGCTGGCATTGCCCCAGAGGCCTCTGAGCCGCGACCCATCTGGGAGACATCATTACAAACGTTCGAACGAACTTGGGGAGTAAACATGCGCGGTGTCTTTCTCGGATGCAAATATGCTGGTACTCAGATGATGCGCCAAGAGAGAAATCGCAAAGACGGTAGGGCTGGGACTATTATCAACATCGGATCAATACTCGGCGTGTTGGGTAAACCAGGCACGCCTGCTTATTCGGCCACCAAGGGGGCTGTAATCGCCTTTACACGAGCAGTAGCTATGGATTATGCTCCTCACGGCATCCATTGCAATTCGATTCTTCCGGGATGTATGTATGGTCATCACAAGTGCTTATAGTATCAACGCTAACTCAACCCAATCCCTTAGTCACGCGAACTCCAATGATCTCAGCTATGACAGAAAACGTCGAAATCGAGCGAGAAATGGCACAACGACATCCTCTCAAGCGACTTGGAGAGCCACAAGATATTGCAAGCGCTGCTGTTTTCCTGGCCAGCAGCATGTCGGATGGAATTACCGGCCTGAACTTGTCTGTGGATGGTGGGCTACATAGTCAACTAAGCTTATGATCCTTATTATTAGGTAACTGTATTGGTCTGGATAGCAATTATAACACATGGAGCACCATCGAAATAGTTGAAAATGCGGTCAATTCATGTCGTTCTAGTGATTTTCAAGTTCGTCCATATTTCTAAGACTAAGTGCTGTCTACTTGTCTAACGATTCTGCCTTAATACCTTCGTATACTTTGGATTCTATCCCCATCCAAAGCTCGACAACTTTGGGGTCAGCAAACGGCAGAATTTGGGATGCAACGAGGCCAGCAATTCCCTGTTGCCGATCACACCACCAAAATGCATTGGAGAGGCCAGACCATTGCCCTGTCTTCTCAGAGCGGCCGGTCGGGCCGGGAGTAATCATGAAGCCCAGTCCCCAGCCTTGCGGCGTCGGCGGCGGGCAAGGGGGATAGAAAGCCTCGGCCATATAGACTAGCTCCGGCTTTACAGCAGGCAAGTGACGGCGGGCAAAATTTGGCAGCCATGCTAGCTGGTTGGTAAACATGGCTTCAACGGTAGCAGGTGCAAGTACCACCTCGCCTGAATGAGACCTGCCGTCTCGCAGCAACATGGCAAGGATTTCTGAGACAAAGGTTAACACAGTGACAGCCAGCAATGGTTTGTGTAGAACATACTTCCAAATTCTCGGGTGCTCCCAAAAAGTCCTGCGCCGCCGCTATGGAAGCTGTGGGCTGCATCTGCCTCCAACGGGCGGCTGAGGAGAGGTGTGCGAGGAGAGAGGTTGCCCTCTTGGTCGCGTTGCCATATGCCAAcgagtctctctctcatctctaAGGAGGGAGTCATAGTCAAGTCGTGGATGCCCAAGGGAATAAATATGTGGCGCTGCATGTAATCACCTAATTTCATGCCCGTAACACGCTCAACGGCTACGCCAGCCCAGTCCATGGAAATCTTAGATACGGCTTAGCATGAGCATATTTAAAAACACACAGTGAACATACCTACACCATACTCGAATGTTTCTCCTGGTTGGTTGACAAGAGGTTGTAGAATGTCATCCATGTGCCCGGAAAATTCGTTAAAATTGACTCTGTCAGCGCGACATGCCTTAGAGTAGGCCTGAAGCTTGGGGTTTAGAAATGAGTATCCGAATCCagctatttttataattGTCAGAATTGTCACAGCTCTCTATATACTAGCTTGTGACAAAATACCTGTATGAGTCAACAACATCCGCAGCGTGATGCGGGACTGCGCCGGTTCTAGAGTGCCATTCTCCTGCACAACCTTGAGATCTACAAGCTCTGGGCAGAGACCTTCCAACTGGTCTGCATCATCGAGACGGAGAATTGAGGCCTCGACGAGCTGCATGCAAGCAATACTAGTGACCAGCTTTGTACACGACGCCAACCAATAAATATCGTTACTATCCTCCCTATCCTTTCTTCCAAATGAAGCCGTCGCGGAGTGCACAAAGAGTTCTGGTTGAGAACCGGTACCAACAACAACGGTACTGGCACAGGGCACGCCGGTTGGTTGCCCCGTGGAGGCGATATCGAGAAGGCTGCGTATATCAGCCGCAGCCTGctcagagagagaaaagctcGCCATTATGATATTTTAGTGTACCTGTATATGCATTGGGCATCTATTACAGCTCATACCATCATATAATAACGTTTTTAAATCTTTTACAGTATTTTCTGTAGATAGATGATACCTTTGTGGGGAGAGGGCCATATTGGCCGGGTAGGGGTCCCGGAAGCCGGGTTTTGGATGCTCCACCCCCGGATGCAGATCCGTTGCCGGCTTCCAGTACGGTGCAATGCAAATTTCCCTCAGTGTTGAGGAGCAGCCatctctactccgtacaatCTGTCTGAAAAGGACTTCATACGATACCTCAATAATATTTGTGCACTTTGCGAAGCGGTCGAAACAGCGAGACGGCGTCATGGCTGAACAAGTCGATGTACTCATTTGTGGCAGCGGATCTGCGGGGCTTTGCGCGGCTGTCTGGCTGGCACGATGCGGCATCAACTACAAGATCGTGGAGCGCCGAGCTGGCCCTCTTGAGAATGGCCAAGCGGATGGTGTGCAGTGTCGAACCGTGGAGATATTCGAAAGCTTTGGCATATCCGAGGGCCTCCTCAAAGAGGCCTATCATGTGCTCGAGGTTGCTTTTTGGGCAGCAGAGGGCGAGGGCATTAAACGTACTCACTACGCAGCCGACACGGAGCCTGGCTTGAGCCACCAGCCTCATGTCATCCTGAATCAGGCAAGGATAAATGGCCTGCTGATCGAAGAGATACAGCGGGTGTCTGGAAGCGTGGAGATTGAGTACGGATGCGACGTACAGAGCGTGGAAGTTGATGATATCGTTCCCGAAGACTCTGCCGCCTGCTGCATTACCACCAGGGCAATTTCGAACGGGCAACAGAAGGTCTTTCGATCAAAATATGTGCTTGTCAGTTGGCTAGACAATCACCCTGTCGCATTTTTACTTCACTGCTAACGACAGGTTAGGCTTGTGATGGAGCTCATAGCGCGGTAAGGAAATCTTTGGGTATTGCCATGGTCGGGGACTCCACGAATGCCATCTGGGGTGTTATGGACCTCCATGCCAGAACAGACTTCCCCGACATCCGGAAGAAGGCAATCATCCATTCGCGCGCCGGCAATCTCATGATCATCCCCCGCGAGGGCGACTCCATGATCCGTTTCTACATCGAGCTTGGTGATGCAGCTGTCAGTGACATCACATTAGATGACTTGCAGGAACGGGCGCGTCGAATTTTCCAGCCCTATTCCGTGGAGTTCATGGAGACGGTCTGGTGGTCGGCATACTCAATTGGCCAGCGCCTGGCTGACAACTTTGCCAAGGCTGGACGTGTGTTTTTGACAGGGGATGCTTGCCATACGCATTCGCCAAAGGCCGGACAGGGTATGAACGTGAGCCTGCAAGATGGCTACAACATTGGCTGGAAGCTGGCATCAGTTCTCAGGGGCCAATCCTCTCCCCAAATTCTCGAAACATATATTTCGGAGCGCCAGAAAACGGCGGCGCAGCTGATCAATTTTGACCGATTCTTCACAAAactcttttcctcctcttacCGACAAGAGAATGGGATTTCTTCACAGGATTTCAAGGACCAGTTTGTCAAGGCAGGTCGATACACAGCCGGCCAAGGCGTGAGATACGAAGAATCTGTCTTTGTATCCCCAAGCCCAGCTGATGAGAGCCTGGCTCGGAACGTAACCGTTGGAATGCGCTTCCCCAGTGCCCAGGTTGTCCGGTTCTGCGATGCCCGCGCTATGCAACTGGTGGCAGCGCTCCCCGCCGATTCCCGGTGGCATGTCGTTGTGTTTGCTGGGGACATTTTGCAGCAGACAGCAGCCGACAGGCTTATCAAGGTCCGCCGGGTCCCCAAACTTCTTATAGCACCGCTCCGCTAACAGAAGCTATTTACATGCAGGCTGCAGAAAAACTACAGGACATCATAGATACCTTTACACCAGATGGTCAGGATACGAATTCCGTCATTCAAGGAGTGCTTGTGCTTGCGTCCAAGCGTGTCAAGGTGGAGCAGAGCATGATCCCTGATGTCTTCACCCCGATAACAGGCAAATGGAAGATCAAACGTGAGTAGTCAGGTTAGCTCTCATATTTCGTATACTGACATGACCAGATCTCCAAAAAGTCTTCGTGGATGACGAGAGTTACAATTCAGGGCATGGGAAAGCATACGAAGCGTACGGCATTCATTCTGAGGGATGCTTGATCATCATTCGCCCAGACCAATGTAAGTTGTCAAATTGTGCATGATAGGGTAGTACACTTGCAATGCGCTAACTAAAGTAGACGTCGCAAAGATTTGCTCTTTAGATGACACGAAGGATGTCCTGAATTTCTTTAGCCAGTTTTTAATTTCCAAGAAATTAAATTAAGCAAAAGTACTAGAGAATCAAAAGCATTAGAAAATTTGGGCAAGGGAAGAATGCTAATCTATTTTGTAAAATACGTACTCTATATACCATAGGCTCCCTAATTACCTAGTAATTAGGCATCAGATTGGGGACATATTCAATTTTCTGTGTATTTTAAGACTAATTCGTTATCCTTCCTGTGAATATTTCGTAGCCTCAATTGGCAAGTCTCACATTCCTTGTCACAAGTCACATGTGTCTTCTGGGACTCCTAAATATCCACTTGTCTATGCTGCCTACCTCGTCTGACATACCTGACTGATCCTTGCCATCAATTGATCGCACCGCTGGAAAAAGACCGTCATTAAAGTGACAAATTGCTAAAGAATAATTACCTCTTTTCTAAAGATAAGCATTATGATACATACATATCTTTCCGCCCCAAATTTTAACATACCGCCCCCGCCGGATTGCCCCTTGGTCTTAGGACAGATCTTGACTGATCCAAAAGACCCTCTCTATAGCCTCAACGCCGGTGAGGTAGTTATTCCTCTTGACTCTCCTCAGATTTGCTCCCTACCAGCAAAGGGCTTCTCTGCTACCCGATCACAACTAAAGGAAGGCAACTTCAAGGTCTGGACCAAGCTGTCGGATTTGTTCCCTATTGGGGTCAGCGCCGAGGGCGGTAAACGTGGTAGCTCCGAGGATGTCTTCACGATTGAATGCGTTGAGACAACCTTCTTCCTTCCGACGCCCACGTATTTGGCTAAGAGCCTCCGATGTGAGGCGGTGCGGAGCTATCTCGATGGTGCCCGCTGGAAGAAATCGCTATACATAGTCACAGGGATCAAGGTCGCCCGCGGTGCCAAGGTAAAGAGCTCTACAGTCAACAGCAAGAGTTCTCACTGCGAGCTATCGGCTGGTTTGGCGCAGTCGGGCCTTCCATTGAGCGTTGGTGTCGGCGCCGGgtccaagaaggaggcaaaTGAGATTACGAGCTTTGAGAGCGACGGATTCCTACTGGCCTTCGAAGTCCGCGAGATCAAATGCACCAAGAAACAACCACCGTCCACAAAGCTCTACCACAAAGGTGCCATGTTCGAAGCTAGGGTTCCAAAAGGCCAGGAGGCCGACAGTGAATTTTATTTCACGATGGAAGAGACCGACCCAATTCCAGCTAGCCATACTGCACAGGCGTTTGGTCCGCTTGGACTCGCGAGTCAGAATTCAGGTGATGGTGACGAAGATAGGTTTTGCATTGAGCCTTGACACCTGATGTGTCTATGAAGCTACTTAGGCGGTTGCTGTGTCGCATTAGAACTGCATCTCCATAACTCTAGTATCACGGGTTGCAGCTTTTTACACATAGGGTATTAAAATTTGACTCTATCTCTCAAACTCTCAGGAATTGAGCTGGATCAAGATCTTGGATCTGATAATATCTGCATACCGCTCTCTCGTCTTGGCTGACTTGTCTTCCCATAACATCCAAGGACATATGTAGTTATGTCCACCTCTCTTCTTGGGTGCCAGGAGCTTCAATACTGATATCATTCCCGAGAAGCTATGAAGCCGTCTAAGATTCTCTTCCCcaatgttcttcttggctttggcatAATCGAGCAGGTTTGCCACAATACCGGCTGCGATAGGCGTAGCAAATGAAGTGCCGGACTTACGAATCTTAGCACACGCAGCCCTGCCCGGCTCGGGAAGCTGGTGCACTTCGACTGCTTCCCCAAGAGTACTAAAATACgagccatcatccatctcagaGGTAAAAGTAGGGTTGAAGGGAGACGGGTTCCCTTTACCGTCCGTAGCAAACACGCAGATGACCTCCCTCTGGTTAGCCGGGAAAGCAATACCGTCGTTCCCGCCACCGTTGGATGCCGCAGCGAGCAGaatctttctctccttgtaGGCCGCTAGTATTGCATCCAGCACTACATCACTCCGATCTTCTAAGCCAAACGACATGGAAACGATATCAGCCTGGCAGTCCCGAACTGCCCAGGTAATAGCCTGGTTTAACATTAGCGCCGCCATCCTAGCTGTCAGCTATAGCTCCCAGAAATGACCAACCTCGGCTATATAGTTCTCATTATCAAGTAATCCGTCTTCTGAAACGCGAGCGATGCATACTTCAACACCTGGGGCCACTGCCAACAACAGCTCCGTGGTTTGAGTGCCATGTCCCACCTTGTCTTCGACGTCGAAGCTGTCTACTAGCCCCGAGTTATCAGGTATCCAGTTGCGCGTCTCTTTGATGCGATGCCGTGCTCCGTTGATAAACGGGTTATTCCAGCATATGCCCGTGTCAATCACGGCAACCTTGGTACGCTTAATGCGCTCCTCCTCTGGCAGTCCATCTGCCTCAGAGGCCTCGATAGTGTCAACTAGAGAATCCATGATCTGGTCATGGTAGACTCCTAGTCTTTTCATCCAATCGTTCGCGTAACTCGCCCTAGAAGCACGGTTAGATCCTGATTTCTTTGTAAGGCAATAAAAGAAGCATACTCACGACGTATTTCGAACCTCGTCATCCGGTTCGTCTAACACCTGAAGTCTCTCGTTTAACACAGCCCCCAGCTGTCTCCATCGATTTTGAGGTCCCCTGCCTGGGGGCGCGACTTCTTGACCAAAAATTCTCTCTTCAGTGGTGGCAGTTTCGGAATCGCTTTCGCCCAGCTCTTCAATGGGTTTCTCAATGATATCGAGGTACTCCTGAAGCTTTAAAGGTTGCAGAATGTAGTCATGGACTAGGTTTCCAAACTCCTCATCGTAAGGGTGAGTATCGACCGGGAGAAAATCGCACCGGAGGCATGCCGCAATAGCAGATTGGTGGCTTCTGGCTACCTTTCGTTTAAAGACTGGGCTCTCTATCATTTCCCATGCGGTTGCATAGTCATCATATATGTTTCCTGACCGGCCGCCGCTGCTCATGGTGCCTATTACGACATTATACTCGAGTTCCAGGAGTAGCACACCGAGATCCAAGATGAAAGGGTGGGTGTGGAAAAAGTCCTTCCAACCGTTGTCATCTAGGTATGCGGATGATTCAGTGGAAGAGATCGCAAAGAATGGTCGGCTTATGTCTACCTCAGTATGGCTCTCTTCGCTGCCAACAATTGGGAGCAAGAAGCAGTCAATGAACCTCAGGCGACGAGATTCAAGCCAGAAGGTGCCCGATTGCAAAATGAACTCGGCTAATGGTGCTGCTAATAAGATCCTCTCCCTTGAGGATAGCTTTTGGTCTTCCAAAAGCGAACGTAATGACACATAAGATTTGACTTTGCGTGAGGGTCGTTTAGCCAGAGTAAATTGGTCTGATCCAGATTTAAAAGACAGAGAATCTACCGTTGTATAGCTCCATATATTTTCCTCCATCTCTATAATCTGGTTTATTGTGTCGAAAACTGGTAAAACTGGTAAAACTGCTGGGGCTAGGAACCTGAAAGACTTAGGAGTCTGTTCCAATAGAGAAATATCGTAAAGCAGCCAGTGCACATTCCCGTCGCTGCACGGCCGCAGAAAGGCTAGCGTATTAGTGCTCGACGAGTTGGACTCTTGACAGACACAGATCATGGCTTGAGGCGGGTGTATGTCAACTGAAACTTGTGCAGAAGAGCGGCTGACAAGCCGTGAATATGCTTTGAGTTCGATGAAACGAATTtgtgtttcttcttcccaaaaGCGCTCCTGACTCCCGCTACCAGCATGCTCGGCTGATTGGTCTTTCTCATTCGACGTTATCGGCCTATTGATACCTTGAAAGGAGTCACAGATGACCGATCTGCATCTCTGGAGGACTTCTAGTGATCGCTTGGCATCTCTGTGCTCGATGCTGAACTGAACAGACCCACCACAATACAGCCCGTCGATGTCAGCAAAGGTACGGCCTAGTCGATTCGCTGAGACCACCAGCTGTCGAAGCCTCTTGATCTTGTAGAAGCGCTCCGAAGACTTCTTTTGCAGATCTGCACTCAGGTCGGCAGAGGGTGCGAGGTCCGTTTTGAGCAAAGATTCAAGAAACTCCAACATTCGTTCGGCCGTGCTGCTTAGCTCAACTGAGGTACCCGACGGATTCGTGGCGTAATAAGACTTCAGGCCCAGTTCTATCAGCCCTATCTCAACACAAAAGTCGTCAAAGAAGTTGCGTATACGCTCGATCTCTTCTCTTGAATCAGTCGCCCT harbors:
- a CDS encoding aldehyde dehydrogenase family domain-containing protein, giving the protein MSLLESRTVPLWIGNKAVLSGITFPVTNSATGESLTAHGATPEIVQNAVDSSYQAFNTWKRSSPWQRRELLTRAANLLRERREEAAAILRVETPIDDFMVHQINIQTSIDLLEELAGQIMHTMDAVVQPKPLGVQVGIAPWNASLFLGMRAVATPIACGNTAILKASEKTPMAHHFIGRLFHDAGFPAGVLNVIQHSQEDAVSIVNALVSDSRVRKINFTGSTAVGKIIAANAAKHCKPVLLELGGKSAQLVLPDADLDKAAQAAAIGAFTHHGQVCMSTERILVSESVLDKFSEKLAASSMRFSENVCPGASVEHTSKVTSLLEDARAKGARILGGGEGAHQDGSFLTPRILVNVTREMKIWHTETFAPIALLIPFSTVDEAVALANDTAYGLSASVYTANIPLAIEIGRRLESGSVHINSMTIHDEAHMPHGGVKESGWGRFGPGFAEFTQLKTITITDTHLAG
- a CDS encoding zinc-binding dehydrogenase domain-containing protein; translated protein: MAAPRNIRTKAYVVQGEGDPFTLCDVVLDEVQPNEVLVEIWYTGICHTDVVVQHGGMPLGGYPAVLGHEGAGVVRWTGSAIKDKSLKPGDSVLLSFHSCRQCRFCLEGRCGTCPHMTETNFVRPAHGTKVHGQFFGQSSMSKLAVVAEASIIKVQDSVAVVGMGAVGIAAMLAAKSLGVRHVIAIDVVEAKLKVASSLGATHIVNSAAEPDLQTALHAIIPGGPNSIIDTTGLVGVLEASVKALAHGGTLALVGVPAPTATMRINALDLLLSCKRVIGVIEGATDPHILVPKLFELYRDGKFPVDCLAKVYPAEQLDKAITDLESGLIVKPILSWENLY
- a CDS encoding enoyl-(Acyl carrier protein) reductase domain-containing protein, encoding MALEFAKQGATVVCADQTPGPNANKNRLTHEIICDRGGKAVFISTNVAEESDMLKLVRDSANQFGRIDIMVNNAGIAPEASEPRPIWETSLQTFERTWGVNMRGVFLGCKYAGTQMMRQERNRKDGRAGTIINIGSILGVLGKPGTPAYSATKGAVIAFTRAVAMDYAPHGIHCNSILPGFTRTPMISAMTENVEIEREMAQRHPLKRLGEPQDIASAAVFLASSMSDGITGLNLSVDGGLHSQLSL
- a CDS encoding beta-lactamase domain-containing protein; this translates as MASFSLSEQAAADIRSLLDIASTGQPTGVPCASTVVVGTGSQPELFVHSATASFGRKDREDSNDIYWLASCTKLVTSIACMQLVEASILRLDDADQLEGLCPELVDLKVVQENGTLEPAQSRITLRMLLTHTAGFGYSFLNPKLQAYSKACRADRVNFNEFSGHMDDILQPLVNQPGETFEYGISMDWAGVAVERVTGMKLGDYMQRHIFIPLGIHDLTMTPSLEMRERLVGIWQRDQEGNLSPRTPLLSRPLEADAAHSFHSGGAGLFGSTREFGKILAMLLRDGRSHSGEVVLAPATVEAMFTNQLAWLPNFARRHLPAVKPELVYMAEAFYPPCPPPTPQGWGLGFMITPGPTGRSEKTGQWSGLSNAFWWCDRQQGIAGLVASQILPFADPKVVELWMGIESKVYEGIKAESLDK
- a CDS encoding FAD binding domain-containing protein, giving the protein MAEQVDVLICGSGSAGLCAAVWLARCGINYKIVERRAGPLENGQADGVQCRTVEIFESFGISEGLLKEAYHVLEVAFWAAEGEGIKRTHYAADTEPGLSHQPHVILNQARINGLLIEEIQRVSGSVEIEYGCDVQSVEVDDIVPEDSAACCITTRAISNGQQKVFRSKYVLACDGAHSAVRKSLGIAMVGDSTNAIWGVMDLHARTDFPDIRKKAIIHSRAGNLMIIPREGDSMIRFYIELGDAAVSDITLDDLQERARRIFQPYSVEFMETVWWSAYSIGQRLADNFAKAGRVFLTGDACHTHSPKAGQGMNVSLQDGYNIGWKLASVLRGQSSPQILETYISERQKTAAQLINFDRFFTKLFSSSYRQENGISSQDFKDQFVKAGRYTAGQGVRYEESVFVSPSPADESLARNVTVGMRFPSAQVVRFCDARAMQLVAALPADSRWHVVVFAGDILQQTAADRLIKAAEKLQDIIDTFTPDGQDTNSVIQGVLVLASKRVKVEQSMIPDVFTPITGKWKIKHLQKVFVDDESYNSGHGKAYEAYGIHSEGCLIIIRPDQYVAKICSLDDTKDVLNFFSQFLISKKLN
- a CDS encoding subtilase family domain-containing protein, with product MYDAEINLEMALKPEDAQLVYLLLGVLEFFGSDLPVSKQAAESEAKARWPRATDSREEIERIRNFFDDFCVEIGLIELGLKSYYATNPSGTSVELSSTAERMLEFLESLLKTDLAPSADLSADLQKKSSERFYKIKRLRQLVVSANRLGRTFADIDGLYCGGSVQFSIEHRDAKRSLEVLQRCRSVICDSFQGINRPITSNEKDQSAEHAGSGSQERFWEEETQIRFIELKAYSRLVSRSSAQVSVDIHPPQAMICVCQESNSSSTNTLAFLRPCSDGNVHWLLYDISLLEQTPKSFRFLAPAVLPVLPVFDTINQIIEMEENIWSYTTVDSLSFKSGSDQFTLAKRPSRKVKSYVSLRSLLEDQKLSSRERILLAAPLAEFILQSGTFWLESRRLRFIDCFLLPIVGSEESHTEVDISRPFFAISSTESSAYLDDNGWKDFFHTHPFILDLGVLLLELEYNVVIGTMSSGGRSGNIYDDYATAWEMIESPVFKRKVARSHQSAIAACLRCDFLPVDTHPYDEEFGNLVHDYILQPLKLQEYLDIIEKPIEELGESDSETATTEERIFGQEVAPPGRGPQNRWRQLGAVLNERLQVLDEPDDEVRNTSASYANDWMKRLGVYHDQIMDSLVDTIEASEADGLPEEERIKRTKVAVIDTGICWNNPFINGARHRIKETRNWIPDNSGLVDSFDVEDKVGHGTQTTELLLAVAPGVEVCIARVSEDGLLDNENYIAEAITWAVRDCQADIVSMSFGLEDRSDVVLDAILAAYKERKILLAAASNGGGNDGIAFPANQREVICVFATDGKGNPSPFNPTFTSEMDDGSYFSTLGEAVEVHQLPEPGRAACAKIRKSGTSFATPIAAGIVANLLDYAKAKKNIGEENLRRLHSFSGMISVLKLLAPKKRGGHNYICPWMLWEDKSAKTRERYADIIRSKILIQLNS